In one window of Tenacibaculum mesophilum DNA:
- a CDS encoding nuclear transport factor 2 family protein encodes MKYLLTIATLLTAITIQGKTMTLPKDIVLKLFKASDERDWSQVEDCFNTEVVLDYSSMGSPATTLKPSEITSTWKTILPGFTYTHHQISNLTETINGETAKVFAYGTATHYLEDDKGHVWTVVGTYNLDLKLINKQWKITKMIFNFKYQDGNLSLPQKAINNVTGHVKELSTSEKNIRTVKAFFKALEDENAGTVANLFAEDGKQINPYHSDLFPKGAQGQAGIKAYWEPVFPNFDGMTFNIEDIFAMENTAMVYAKYTGHIKLKHNAGIYSNNYYSTFKFNTEGKITEYVEIFNPIVAARGFGLIDKIK; translated from the coding sequence ATGAAATATTTATTAACAATTGCTACGCTTTTAACAGCAATTACAATACAAGGCAAAACAATGACATTACCAAAAGACATCGTTTTAAAGTTATTTAAAGCATCTGATGAAAGGGATTGGTCTCAAGTAGAAGACTGTTTTAACACCGAAGTTGTATTAGATTATTCCTCTATGGGAAGTCCAGCAACGACCTTAAAACCATCAGAAATTACTAGCACTTGGAAAACCATTTTACCAGGTTTTACCTACACTCATCATCAAATAAGCAACCTTACGGAAACCATAAATGGGGAAACTGCCAAAGTGTTTGCTTATGGCACGGCAACCCATTATTTAGAAGACGACAAAGGACATGTTTGGACGGTAGTTGGCACTTATAATTTAGACTTAAAACTAATAAATAAACAATGGAAAATCACTAAAATGATATTTAATTTTAAATATCAAGATGGTAACCTTTCCTTACCGCAAAAAGCTATCAATAATGTTACAGGGCATGTAAAAGAATTATCAACTTCAGAAAAAAACATCCGTACGGTTAAAGCATTCTTTAAAGCACTTGAAGATGAAAATGCAGGAACTGTAGCCAATCTTTTTGCAGAAGATGGTAAGCAAATTAATCCATACCATTCAGACCTTTTTCCTAAAGGAGCGCAAGGACAAGCAGGAATAAAAGCCTATTGGGAACCTGTTTTTCCAAATTTTGATGGAATGACATTTAACATTGAAGACATTTTTGCAATGGAAAATACTGCAATGGTATATGCAAAATACACAGGACACATAAAACTAAAACATAATGCAGGCATATACAGTAACAACTATTATTCAACTTTTAAATTCAATACTGAAGGTAAAATTACCGAATATGTCGAAATTTTCAACCCAATAGTAGCCGCAAGAGGTTTTGGCTTAATCGATAAAATCAAATAA
- a CDS encoding ankyrin repeat domain-containing protein, translating into MKKKQFLMVIFTALMLLNCTQNQTKSLEKKEIKTMEQTATGLPQLHQAIIDNDEIKVHELIANGADVNQLDSRMGNAPLHIASQTDNPKMIDILIKNGAFVNQITPRAGHSPLMVAAWYSKGENIKALLKAKDINIYVKSPNGGIMARDMIGGWDSSPNDNDQKRYDSLRKIIDDYEVDLKEKIAEQKIYQVVINKQLTEDQKLEKVTALIAAGEPVNTESYITGTGNDKHSPLLVASRNNYPKLVNVLLNAGANIGQRGYPMNAIAFHKGGYKGNPEVLELLVAHKDAQKYIDDQGLNNGYTPLHDAIWHNNPKAAQVLIDAGARLDLKTYESDTPLDLAKRYNYTEIIKVIEAK; encoded by the coding sequence ATGAAAAAAAAACAGTTTTTAATGGTCATTTTTACAGCCTTAATGCTGTTAAATTGCACCCAAAATCAAACAAAATCTTTAGAAAAAAAAGAAATTAAAACCATGGAACAAACAGCTACAGGTTTACCACAGCTCCATCAAGCTATTATAGATAATGATGAAATTAAAGTACACGAACTAATTGCCAATGGTGCCGATGTTAATCAATTAGATAGTCGTATGGGTAATGCTCCATTACATATTGCTTCGCAGACCGATAATCCAAAAATGATTGATATTTTAATTAAAAACGGTGCTTTTGTAAACCAAATTACACCACGTGCTGGGCACTCACCTTTAATGGTTGCTGCTTGGTACAGTAAAGGTGAAAATATAAAAGCTCTTTTAAAAGCAAAAGATATTAATATTTATGTAAAAAGCCCTAACGGTGGCATTATGGCTAGAGATATGATTGGTGGCTGGGATTCTTCTCCAAACGATAATGACCAGAAGAGGTATGATTCTCTTCGCAAGATAATTGATGATTATGAGGTGGATTTGAAAGAAAAAATAGCTGAGCAAAAAATATATCAGGTAGTAATAAACAAACAGCTAACCGAAGACCAAAAGCTTGAAAAAGTAACTGCTTTAATAGCAGCAGGAGAGCCTGTAAATACTGAATCGTATATAACAGGAACAGGTAACGATAAACATTCTCCGCTATTAGTAGCTTCTAGGAATAATTATCCTAAACTTGTTAATGTATTACTGAATGCTGGTGCAAACATTGGTCAGCGTGGTTACCCAATGAATGCAATTGCGTTTCATAAAGGTGGTTATAAAGGCAATCCAGAAGTTTTAGAGTTATTGGTAGCGCACAAAGACGCCCAAAAATATATAGACGATCAAGGATTGAATAATGGCTACACACCTTTGCATGATGCTATTTGGCACAACAATCCAAAAGCGGCACAAGTGCTAATAGATGCAGGAGCGCGGTTAGATCTAAAAACTTATGAAAGCGATACGCCTTTAGATTTAGCGAAACGTTATAACTATACTGAAATAATTAAGGTTATTGAAGCAAAATAG
- a CDS encoding helix-turn-helix domain-containing protein yields the protein MQHFKNIAAYCKAINISPPKHPDFDIRSFKDNMPTIVSQMPAFRHEFYAIAIKVEGSGIAITGHFKDFPDGSVIFFNSPFQLISWDIIPDWNGYYLMFSKDFIAKSNFLQDILSHFSFLKIEKSTPFEVSKDDVTKILSVYNAIYNEYHSDNVDKFQLIESYLLLLLNVVKRYFHKNISNTNAAAEIRKTDLKILSRFQSQIEISFYPNSIISNKTNPHTTRFYAELLNIHPNHLNAVVKLITGQTAKQTIQKHVLHLAKSRLIHSEASIKEIAYGLHFDSPNSFSSFFKKHTQKTPASYRKIANL from the coding sequence ATGCAACACTTTAAAAATATAGCCGCTTATTGTAAGGCAATTAATATTTCACCACCAAAGCATCCCGATTTTGACATCAGAAGCTTTAAAGACAATATGCCTACAATAGTTAGTCAAATGCCCGCTTTTAGGCATGAGTTTTATGCTATTGCTATAAAGGTTGAAGGTAGTGGCATTGCTATTACAGGTCATTTTAAAGATTTTCCAGACGGTTCTGTTATTTTTTTTAACTCGCCTTTTCAACTTATTTCCTGGGATATTATTCCAGATTGGAATGGTTATTATTTGATGTTTTCTAAAGATTTTATCGCTAAATCTAATTTTCTTCAAGATATTTTAAGTCACTTCTCGTTTTTAAAAATTGAAAAAAGCACGCCTTTTGAGGTTAGTAAAGATGATGTGACTAAAATACTGTCTGTATATAATGCTATTTACAATGAATACCACAGCGATAACGTTGACAAGTTTCAACTTATCGAATCGTATTTATTACTATTACTAAATGTGGTAAAACGGTACTTTCACAAAAACATTAGCAATACAAATGCTGCTGCCGAAATACGTAAAACCGATTTAAAAATTCTATCTCGTTTTCAATCACAAATTGAAATAAGCTTTTACCCTAACTCAATTATTTCTAATAAAACCAATCCGCACACCACACGATTTTATGCCGAATTATTAAATATTCATCCTAATCATCTAAATGCTGTAGTAAAGCTAATTACTGGTCAAACTGCAAAACAAACTATACAAAAACACGTCTTGCATTTGGCTAAATCACGTTTAATACATTCAGAAGCCAGTATTAAAGAAATTGCTTATGGTTTGCATTTCGATTCGCCAAACAGTTTTAGCAGCTTCTTTAAAAAACACACGCAAAAAACACCTGCTAGTTATCGTAAAATAGCTAATCTTTGA
- the rsxC gene encoding electron transport complex subunit RsxC: MMHIPSLKSKTKSKTIKTLATPKYLYMPLQAYRGSLKPLVGIGDNILKHQKIASSEGIFASSIHAPVSGTVIDIISNDGSSYIKIENNFREEEVSKKPINIEALTKEQILTFIKEYGIEGSGGARFPSATKYQTNTQSISYFLINGAECEPYLSADYAVMQQDAEALIKAIKVVQKVIKAKHIIFGIEKQHKELKSHLQNVASRLGITIQVKLLPNTYPQGGELQLIKSLTKKEIPKGSIPANHGIMVNNVGTLWALYQAFYKQQPYTERIVTISGEKAINHGNYRVAIGTPLNHILETLGQPWDNDMQTVILGGPMMGKAVHHPETPINKGSGGLLTMPNPKNKRYNCIQCGYCTDVCPQRLMPMEFARHAANKDTQKLNDFNLMDCIECGACAYICPSDVPLMQSIFSGKTLIQQA; the protein is encoded by the coding sequence ATGATGCATATTCCATCATTAAAATCGAAAACAAAATCAAAAACAATAAAAACACTTGCTACTCCAAAATACTTATATATGCCTTTACAAGCTTACCGAGGTAGTTTGAAGCCGTTGGTAGGTATAGGTGACAATATTTTGAAACATCAAAAAATCGCTAGTTCCGAAGGTATTTTTGCGTCATCAATACATGCACCAGTATCAGGCACTGTGATAGACATAATAAGCAATGATGGTTCATCTTATATTAAAATTGAAAATAATTTTAGGGAAGAAGAAGTTTCTAAAAAACCAATTAATATTGAAGCTTTAACAAAGGAACAAATTCTTACGTTTATAAAAGAATATGGTATTGAAGGTAGTGGTGGCGCGCGTTTTCCTTCTGCAACAAAATATCAAACCAATACGCAATCTATATCGTATTTTTTAATTAATGGTGCCGAGTGCGAACCTTATTTGAGTGCAGATTATGCGGTTATGCAACAAGACGCAGAAGCATTAATTAAAGCCATTAAAGTTGTACAAAAAGTAATTAAAGCTAAACACATTATTTTTGGTATTGAAAAACAACACAAAGAATTAAAATCTCATTTGCAAAATGTAGCCTCTAGATTAGGCATTACAATTCAAGTAAAATTATTACCTAACACTTATCCTCAAGGTGGTGAATTACAGCTTATAAAATCATTAACTAAAAAAGAAATACCAAAAGGTAGTATTCCTGCAAATCATGGTATTATGGTTAATAATGTTGGTACTTTATGGGCATTGTACCAAGCATTTTATAAACAACAACCTTATACCGAACGTATTGTTACAATTTCTGGTGAGAAGGCTATAAACCATGGTAATTATAGAGTAGCTATTGGTACACCTTTAAATCATATTTTAGAAACATTAGGTCAACCATGGGATAACGATATGCAAACGGTTATTTTGGGAGGTCCCATGATGGGAAAGGCTGTACACCATCCAGAAACACCTATAAACAAAGGTAGTGGAGGCTTATTGACTATGCCAAACCCTAAGAACAAACGTTATAACTGTATCCAATGCGGATATTGTACCGATGTTTGTCCGCAGCGTTTAATGCCAATGGAGTTTGCGCGTCATGCTGCAAATAAAGATACTCAAAAGTTAAACGATTTTAACTTAATGGACTGTATAGAATGTGGTGCTTGTGCGTATATATGTCCTAGTGATGTGCCTTTAATGCAAAGTATTTTTTCTGGTAAAACCTTAATACAACAAGCATGA
- a CDS encoding VOC family protein — MKTYPKRFSHIGITVPDINKAAKFYSEVMGWYTIMPPSLVKKETDTAIGQMCIDVFGDDWETFEIAHLATSDGIGVELFSFPHGKKEAPKFTPFNTGLFHFCIQDPNIEGLIEKIVAAGGKQRMPIREYYPNDKPYKMCYVEDPFGIVFEIYTHSYELTYSSGAYANEEK, encoded by the coding sequence ATGAAAACATATCCTAAACGATTTTCTCATATTGGAATTACAGTACCTGATATTAATAAAGCTGCTAAGTTTTATTCAGAAGTAATGGGCTGGTATACTATTATGCCTCCATCTCTAGTAAAAAAAGAAACTGATACAGCCATAGGGCAAATGTGTATTGATGTATTTGGTGACGATTGGGAAACCTTTGAAATTGCCCATTTAGCAACCTCTGACGGAATAGGTGTTGAGCTTTTTAGTTTTCCTCACGGCAAAAAAGAAGCTCCAAAATTTACCCCATTCAATACAGGGTTGTTTCATTTTTGCATCCAAGATCCTAATATTGAAGGCTTAATTGAAAAAATAGTTGCAGCTGGAGGAAAACAACGTATGCCTATTAGAGAATATTATCCGAACGACAAACCCTATAAAATGTGTTATGTAGAAGACCCTTTTGGAATTGTTTTCGAAATTTACACACACAGCTACGAGTTAACATATTCTTCTGGTGCTTATGCTAATGAAGAAAAGTAA
- a CDS encoding alpha/beta hydrolase, protein MKILTIALTAFIAITGYKAITKNSPQKLTKTKEITHKKMKKVTFKSDGLNLVGHLYYPANYREGNTYPAVVVSGSWTTVKEQMAGLYAQKLAEKGLITLAFDFRNYGESEGEPRFYESPNLKKEDIKNAVSFLESLKEVDNSKIGAFGVCAGAMYTLIASSEDNRIKSVVTTASWLHDAEAVKLFYGGKEGVQAKIKAAQQAKKMYGETGEVAYIPTISKTDSTAAMYGPYDYYLNKDRGAVKQWSNDKFAVASWEDWLTVDPMPTAKKLNKPVLMIHSDGAVLPAYTKKYFNNIAATDKELYWMDTELESPFHQFAYYDQDAEVIEAVKKASNWFVNKM, encoded by the coding sequence ATGAAAATATTAACAATAGCACTTACAGCATTTATAGCAATTACTGGCTATAAAGCCATCACAAAAAACAGCCCACAAAAACTAACAAAGACAAAAGAAATAACACATAAAAAGATGAAAAAAGTAACATTTAAAAGCGATGGATTAAACTTAGTAGGGCATTTATATTACCCAGCAAATTATAGAGAAGGAAACACGTATCCTGCAGTAGTCGTTTCAGGAAGTTGGACAACCGTTAAAGAACAAATGGCTGGTTTATATGCTCAAAAACTAGCGGAAAAAGGATTAATTACATTAGCTTTTGATTTTAGAAATTATGGTGAAAGTGAAGGTGAACCACGTTTTTACGAAAGCCCAAATCTTAAGAAAGAAGATATAAAAAATGCAGTCTCTTTTTTAGAAAGTTTAAAAGAAGTAGATAATTCAAAAATTGGTGCATTTGGTGTTTGCGCAGGTGCAATGTATACCTTAATAGCTTCTTCAGAAGACAACCGCATTAAATCTGTAGTCACTACAGCATCTTGGTTACACGATGCAGAAGCTGTAAAATTATTTTATGGAGGTAAAGAAGGTGTGCAGGCAAAAATTAAGGCAGCACAACAGGCAAAAAAAATGTATGGAGAAACAGGGGAAGTAGCTTATATTCCAACCATTTCAAAAACAGACTCAACTGCCGCAATGTACGGACCATACGATTATTATTTAAATAAAGATCGTGGTGCTGTAAAACAATGGAGTAACGATAAATTTGCTGTAGCAAGTTGGGAAGATTGGTTAACAGTAGATCCAATGCCAACTGCAAAAAAATTAAATAAACCTGTATTAATGATACATTCAGACGGTGCTGTGCTACCAGCATATACCAAAAAATATTTTAATAACATTGCAGCAACCGACAAAGAATTGTATTGGATGGATACAGAGTTAGAATCACCATTTCATCAATTCGCATACTACGACCAAGATGCCGAAGTTATTGAAGCTGTAAAAAAAGCAAGTAACTGGTTTGTTAATAAAATGTAA
- a CDS encoding NAD(P)H-dependent oxidoreductase produces MKTLMILAHPNLKDSVANKHISTEIAAQFNHFEISDIFNQYPDFKIDVEAEQAKLLAADTIIFQFPFFWYNMPAILKQWFDEVFSFNFAYGSKGDKLRGKNFLLSITVGGPEEAYTPIGYNHFAIEELIRPLQQTAYLSQMNYLKPVYTHGLTYVPGVYNTKEVVLQRADNHIKKLAAVLEGITNTSAEVRIERFVKDWFAKFDVLADASSFTPYINNDTKFQFVEGEFTGIKGFETWYTNIKNILKPNNEHRIESIIIQEENNAFDVYLTIKLKAEKVSSELLQLNVKEHWKLVLTTNGQIQIKEYIVNEL; encoded by the coding sequence ATGAAAACATTAATGATTTTAGCGCATCCAAATCTTAAAGATTCGGTAGCCAATAAACATATATCAACAGAAATTGCTGCACAATTTAATCATTTTGAGATCAGTGATATCTTCAACCAATATCCCGATTTTAAAATAGATGTAGAAGCCGAACAAGCCAAACTACTTGCTGCAGATACGATTATTTTTCAATTTCCATTTTTTTGGTACAATATGCCAGCCATTTTAAAACAATGGTTTGATGAAGTGTTTAGTTTCAACTTTGCATATGGTTCAAAGGGTGATAAATTAAGAGGTAAAAACTTTTTGTTAAGCATTACCGTTGGCGGACCAGAAGAGGCATACACGCCAATAGGTTACAATCATTTTGCCATAGAAGAACTAATCAGACCTTTACAACAAACGGCATATTTAAGTCAAATGAATTATCTAAAACCGGTTTACACACATGGTTTAACTTATGTTCCGGGTGTGTATAATACCAAAGAGGTTGTTTTGCAACGTGCCGATAATCATATTAAAAAATTAGCTGCTGTTTTAGAGGGAATAACCAATACTAGTGCAGAAGTGCGTATTGAGCGCTTTGTAAAAGATTGGTTTGCCAAATTTGATGTTTTGGCAGATGCATCTTCATTTACGCCTTATATAAATAACGATACGAAATTTCAATTTGTTGAGGGAGAATTTACTGGTATTAAAGGGTTTGAAACTTGGTACACCAACATTAAAAATATCTTAAAACCCAATAATGAACATCGTATTGAGTCCATAATCATTCAAGAAGAAAACAATGCTTTTGATGTGTATTTAACAATTAAGCTAAAAGCAGAAAAAGTATCTAGTGAATTATTACAGCTCAATGTTAAAGAACATTGGAAGCTAGTCCTAACAACTAATGGTCAAATACAAATTAAAGAATATATAGTAAACGAATTATAA
- a CDS encoding FAD:protein FMN transferase, protein MKMPQVASKAYITQTRFLFHCHIKIKIPANYPETLLEDCFSLLETVDSTYNSYQKGSYFNQINTNAGYWVTVDNVTINLLKQTIKIAEITNGSYDISAMPLIRLWGFYKEKPTQPPTETAIVRCLKQVNYKNIQIHGNHVKIAPQQELITGSFIKAYAVDQLVAFLKNKGVTDAIINAGGSTIYGLSDNTHPQWYIKIPHPNLDNNFKRLSIQNTCFSLSSTQTQFLEINGKKYSHIINAQTGFPSQNLQVGLCSKSACLGDMISTALFGADISQFKTIVSQLQKVFDFEVYIIDHQMQLHSQYFKPFLSL, encoded by the coding sequence ATGAAAATGCCTCAAGTAGCCAGTAAAGCCTATATTACACAAACCCGGTTTCTATTTCATTGTCATATTAAAATTAAAATTCCTGCAAATTATCCAGAAACTTTGTTAGAGGATTGTTTCTCTTTATTAGAAACAGTAGATAGCACCTACAATTCGTATCAAAAAGGTTCTTATTTTAATCAAATTAATACCAATGCAGGTTATTGGGTTACGGTTGATAATGTTACAATTAATTTACTAAAGCAAACCATAAAAATAGCAGAAATAACAAATGGAAGTTATGATATTTCTGCTATGCCCTTAATACGTTTATGGGGATTTTATAAGGAAAAACCTACTCAACCCCCTACAGAAACAGCCATAGTAAGATGTTTAAAACAAGTAAATTATAAAAACATTCAAATACATGGTAATCATGTAAAAATAGCACCACAACAAGAGTTAATTACGGGATCGTTTATAAAAGCCTATGCTGTAGATCAACTTGTAGCCTTTTTAAAAAACAAAGGTGTTACAGATGCTATTATAAATGCTGGTGGTAGTACTATTTATGGCTTATCAGATAACACACACCCACAATGGTATATTAAAATACCACATCCTAATTTAGATAATAACTTTAAACGCTTGTCGATACAAAATACTTGCTTTTCATTATCATCTACTCAAACTCAGTTTTTAGAAATTAATGGTAAAAAATATAGTCATATTATAAATGCACAAACCGGATTTCCCTCGCAAAACTTACAAGTTGGTTTATGTTCAAAATCGGCATGTTTAGGCGATATGATTTCTACAGCCTTATTTGGGGCAGACATATCTCAATTTAAAACTATAGTGTCTCAACTTCAAAAAGTATTTGATTTTGAAGTCTATATTATAGACCACCAAATGCAACTACATTCGCAATATTTTAAACCCTTTTTAAGCTTATGA
- a CDS encoding L-dopachrome tautomerase-related protein, whose product MKKILILSLSIFSLITCKNETKRETKKPENKQSISENKSNITEIASFKGQQVTGVTVTQDGRVFANFPRWRDSVKYSVVEVFKNGSYKPYPNEVWNLWQLEEHPKEDLFLAVQSVVAFEDKLYILDTRNPKFNGVVDAPRVFMFNLNTNILEQTYKLEKDSYHTDSYINDLRVDKTNNKLYLTDSNHAGLVALNLNTGKSTRILDNHKSTMAEVSELTFDNTVWKNVVYSDGIAFDQKNQRLFYHALSGYSLYSIPVNSFNLKDKSKIEASVKFEAKTSAPDGMIFDQKGNLYYGDLEHNKINYITPNGTIKTLIEGEKVKWADTFSIYDGDLYYTNSRINEASGDISNLNFTINKIALPK is encoded by the coding sequence ATGAAAAAAATACTCATACTATCGCTATCTATTTTCTCTCTTATTACTTGTAAAAACGAAACTAAAAGAGAAACTAAAAAACCTGAAAACAAGCAATCTATTTCAGAAAACAAATCAAACATTACAGAGATTGCTAGCTTTAAAGGGCAGCAAGTTACAGGAGTTACTGTAACTCAAGACGGTCGTGTATTTGCTAATTTTCCTAGATGGCGAGATTCAGTAAAGTATTCAGTAGTCGAAGTGTTTAAAAATGGTTCGTATAAACCTTACCCAAACGAGGTTTGGAATCTTTGGCAACTAGAGGAACACCCAAAAGAAGATCTATTTCTTGCTGTACAATCTGTTGTTGCTTTTGAAGATAAACTATACATTTTAGACACGAGAAACCCAAAGTTTAATGGTGTTGTAGATGCTCCTAGAGTGTTTATGTTCAACTTGAATACTAATATTTTAGAGCAAACGTATAAATTAGAAAAGGACAGCTATCATACCGATTCTTACATTAACGATTTACGTGTAGATAAGACCAATAACAAACTATATCTTACAGATTCTAACCACGCAGGATTAGTCGCTTTAAATTTAAACACAGGAAAAAGTACCCGTATTTTAGATAATCATAAAAGTACCATGGCTGAAGTATCTGAACTTACGTTTGACAACACAGTTTGGAAAAACGTTGTGTATTCCGATGGAATTGCGTTTGACCAAAAAAATCAACGTTTATTTTACCATGCACTTTCAGGTTATAGCTTGTACTCTATTCCAGTAAATAGTTTCAATTTAAAAGACAAATCTAAAATAGAAGCTTCTGTAAAATTTGAAGCTAAAACGTCTGCGCCAGATGGAATGATTTTTGACCAAAAAGGTAATCTTTATTATGGCGATTTAGAGCACAACAAAATTAATTATATTACTCCAAATGGTACTATTAAAACTTTAATAGAAGGTGAAAAAGTAAAATGGGCAGATACTTTTAGTATATACGATGGAGATTTGTATTATACCAATTCTAGAATTAATGAAGCCTCAGGCGATATCAGTAACCTAAATTTTACCATTAATAAAATTGCATTGCCAAAATAA
- a CDS encoding MarR family transcriptional regulator: MSTPLKSFQECCLYFTTNTLSRYIGKLAEDAFRVTSLAPSYAHLMLLIIDEPNLSQNELSKRINVKASTMTRFIDKLVLMQLVERTHEGRNTLIIPTEKGKNLKPSLDEALGNLYKAYCNLLGEEFAVKLTADMHLANTKLNEVE, translated from the coding sequence ATGAGTACACCTTTAAAGTCTTTTCAGGAATGCTGTTTGTATTTTACTACAAACACTCTATCAAGGTATATAGGTAAACTAGCAGAAGATGCCTTCAGAGTTACTAGTCTAGCACCATCTTATGCTCATTTAATGTTATTAATAATTGATGAACCTAATTTAAGTCAAAACGAATTAAGTAAGCGTATAAATGTAAAAGCATCTACAATGACTCGTTTTATAGATAAATTAGTTCTGATGCAATTAGTAGAACGAACTCACGAAGGTAGAAACACACTTATTATTCCTACTGAAAAAGGTAAGAACCTAAAACCTTCATTAGACGAAGCACTGGGTAACTTATATAAAGCTTACTGTAATTTATTAGGAGAAGAATTTGCTGTAAAACTAACTGCTGACATGCATTTAGCTAATACAAAACTTAACGAAGTAGAATAA
- a CDS encoding Crp/Fnr family transcriptional regulator, protein MQDKYELLRRHFEEIVKVTDEEWNIIKPHFQFKKLKKHQFLIQTGQPVDCEFWIIKGLIKSYIIDEKGHEHILQFAMEEYWVSDYYAFQHKELATTIVDCIEDSEFFCLSFESREIICEKIPAIANFFRVKSNYGFINLQQRILSLLTQTAEERYDALLFKLPKLVQRVPKKLIAAYLGVSRETLSRFKG, encoded by the coding sequence ATGCAAGATAAATATGAATTACTGAGGAGGCATTTTGAAGAAATTGTTAAGGTTACAGATGAGGAATGGAATATTATAAAACCTCATTTTCAATTTAAAAAACTTAAAAAGCACCAGTTTTTAATACAAACAGGACAACCAGTAGATTGTGAGTTTTGGATTATTAAAGGGCTCATAAAATCATATATTATAGATGAAAAAGGGCACGAGCATATTCTTCAATTTGCTATGGAAGAGTATTGGGTTAGTGATTATTATGCATTTCAGCATAAAGAGTTAGCGACAACTATAGTAGATTGTATTGAAGATTCAGAATTTTTCTGTTTATCATTTGAATCAAGAGAAATTATCTGCGAAAAAATTCCTGCAATAGCAAACTTTTTTAGGGTTAAATCTAATTACGGTTTTATTAACCTACAGCAACGAATTTTATCTTTATTAACTCAAACAGCTGAAGAACGTTATGATGCTCTATTATTTAAATTACCTAAGCTAGTACAACGCGTACCCAAAAAATTAATAGCAGCTTACTTAGGAGTTTCTAGAGAAACTTTAAGTCGTTTTAAAGGTTAA
- a CDS encoding short chain dehydrogenase, producing the protein MKKVIIVGATGIIGSKVQDILCKDYEIITINRTSGDYKLDMANAEAVDTTLKSIGGFDALIATSGYGKWGNIDEHSIQDFHDGLQSKLMGQINLVMLGRKYANPGATFVLSSGILAQQPMVGGLSLSVINAGVEAFVKAATVESKEFKINAVSPSFAKETMQQMGMDSTYGVPAIEFAKLYKQAIEDDKTGIIYHINQ; encoded by the coding sequence ATGAAAAAAGTAATTATAGTTGGTGCAACAGGCATCATTGGTTCAAAAGTACAAGATATTTTATGTAAAGATTATGAAATTATTACTATTAATCGTACAAGTGGCGATTATAAATTAGACATGGCAAATGCAGAAGCAGTAGATACTACGCTTAAAAGCATTGGTGGTTTTGATGCACTAATAGCAACAAGCGGTTATGGTAAATGGGGAAACATAGACGAACATAGTATTCAAGATTTTCACGATGGTTTGCAAAGTAAGTTAATGGGGCAAATAAACTTAGTTATGCTGGGTAGAAAGTATGCCAATCCAGGTGCGACTTTTGTATTATCTTCTGGTATCTTAGCACAACAACCAATGGTTGGTGGTTTATCTTTAAGCGTTATCAATGCAGGTGTAGAAGCGTTTGTAAAAGCAGCTACCGTAGAAAGCAAAGAATTTAAAATTAATGCGGTAAGCCCATCTTTTGCAAAAGAAACTATGCAACAAATGGGAATGGATTCTACCTATGGTGTACCAGCAATTGAGTTTGCCAAATTGTATAAACAAGCCATAGAAGATGATAAAACAGGTATAATCTATCACATAAACCAATAA